A genomic segment from Candidatus Viadribacter manganicus encodes:
- a CDS encoding RNA polymerase sigma factor, translated as MRPSPDQDARYLEATVAHGRALQRLASATEANPERRRDLLQDMHVALWRSFASFDGRCSVRTWVYRVAHNVAASHVDREQRTRAPFVPLEDIEHLPSAQNLSAEVEESEALSRLNAIIRRLGPPDRQIITLYLEGLDAASIAEITGLSAGAVATRVSRLKTHLARLFQETANV; from the coding sequence ATGAGGCCCTCGCCCGATCAGGACGCTCGTTATCTAGAAGCCACCGTCGCGCATGGCCGCGCGCTTCAACGTCTGGCGTCGGCAACCGAGGCGAACCCGGAGCGACGGCGAGATCTCCTCCAAGATATGCACGTCGCCCTATGGCGAAGCTTCGCGTCCTTCGATGGACGCTGCTCCGTGCGCACCTGGGTTTACCGGGTCGCGCACAACGTCGCGGCATCGCACGTAGACCGTGAGCAGCGGACGCGGGCCCCGTTCGTGCCACTGGAAGACATCGAGCATTTGCCTTCCGCACAAAACCTGTCGGCAGAGGTGGAGGAAAGCGAGGCGCTCTCGCGGCTCAACGCGATCATCCGCAGGCTTGGACCGCCCGATCGACAGATCATTACACTATACCTCGAAGGGCTCGACGCCGCTTCGATTGCCGAAATCACAGGGCTTTCAGCTGGCGCCGTCGCGACGCGCGTATCGCGCTTGAAGACGCACCTGGCCCGCTTGTTCCAAGAGACCGCCAATGTCTGA
- a CDS encoding cobalamin biosynthesis protein CbiG has protein sequence MNQRLFQAYVMVDWSAASKPTTGPDSVWIGVLKRNVRFQMAFDAHNPATRAEAEKLLNSILDDLKRKGERVLVGFDFPMGFPRGTAAALKLGGEPWRALMDFAAKEVKDKPDNTNNRFQVGAKMNRLMTGEAFPFWGAPARDEQTMLSAKRPREHGPGDLPELRYADEAAKGASSIWKLYYQGSVGGQALTGLPVVKRLRDARALKVWPFETGWKALTPGDVVDVDAVFAEIYPSLYAAKPNAGEIKDQAQVRGACERFNALDEKFQLGAIFGPAKDDPRREIVEHEEGWILGASA, from the coding sequence ATGAACCAAAGACTTTTTCAAGCGTACGTGATGGTCGACTGGAGCGCTGCTTCCAAGCCGACAACCGGTCCGGACTCGGTCTGGATCGGCGTGCTTAAACGCAATGTTCGCTTTCAGATGGCGTTTGACGCGCACAACCCCGCGACGCGCGCTGAAGCCGAAAAACTTCTGAACAGCATCCTTGATGACCTCAAGCGCAAGGGCGAGCGCGTCCTCGTAGGTTTCGATTTTCCAATGGGCTTTCCGCGCGGCACGGCAGCGGCGCTGAAACTCGGCGGCGAACCCTGGCGTGCGCTCATGGATTTCGCCGCGAAGGAAGTGAAGGACAAGCCGGACAACACCAACAACCGGTTTCAAGTTGGCGCGAAGATGAATCGGTTGATGACCGGCGAGGCGTTTCCATTCTGGGGCGCCCCGGCCCGCGATGAACAAACGATGCTTTCAGCGAAACGTCCTCGTGAACATGGCCCCGGCGATCTACCGGAACTGCGCTACGCGGATGAGGCGGCTAAGGGCGCCTCATCAATTTGGAAGCTCTATTATCAAGGGTCGGTCGGCGGTCAGGCGCTCACGGGCTTGCCGGTCGTGAAGCGTCTGCGCGATGCGCGCGCCTTAAAAGTCTGGCCATTTGAAACCGGCTGGAAGGCGCTTACGCCTGGAGACGTTGTAGATGTCGACGCGGTGTTCGCTGAAATCTATCCCTCACTCTACGCCGCAAAGCCAAATGCCGGTGAGATCAAAGATCAGGCCCAAGTGCGCGGTGCGTGCGAGCGCTTCAACGCGCTGGACGAAAAGTTTCAGCTCGGCGCCATCTTCGGCCCAGCCAAAGATGATCCGCGTCGCGAGATCGTTGAGCACGAAGAAGGTTGGATTCTCGGCGCGAGCGCCTAG
- a CDS encoding NADP-dependent oxidoreductase, protein MATKSREIRLKSRPVGMPEASNFEVATVDVADPGPGEVLVRNQWMSVDPYMRGRMYDRPSYVPPFQIGQALQGGAVGTVVQSNDPKFAVGDLVESMNGWREAFVASGSALNKLPGGVPPQAYLGVLGMPGMTAYTSFHRIGEPKAGDTVFVSGAAGAVGSAVCQIAKLRGCTVIASAGSDEKLAWLKSVGVDAGVNYKKGNLLENVRAAAPKGIDIYFDNVGGEHLEVALDVARPFARFIECGMISIYNDKEPAPGPRNMSYIVGKRIKMQGFIVSDFADMREQFYTEMGGWVRDGKIKAEETVENGVENAPKAFLNLFSGGNTGKMLVKLG, encoded by the coding sequence ATGGCGACCAAGTCGCGCGAGATCCGTTTGAAAAGCCGTCCGGTTGGGATGCCGGAAGCGTCGAATTTTGAAGTCGCGACAGTGGACGTCGCCGACCCCGGGCCAGGTGAAGTTTTGGTGCGCAACCAATGGATGTCCGTCGACCCGTACATGCGCGGGCGTATGTACGATCGCCCGAGCTACGTACCGCCTTTTCAAATCGGCCAAGCACTCCAAGGCGGCGCGGTCGGTACTGTCGTGCAGTCGAACGATCCGAAATTCGCGGTTGGCGATCTCGTCGAGAGCATGAATGGATGGCGCGAGGCTTTCGTTGCCTCCGGATCAGCGCTCAACAAGCTTCCAGGGGGCGTGCCGCCGCAGGCGTATCTTGGCGTGCTCGGCATGCCCGGCATGACCGCCTACACCAGCTTCCACCGTATTGGCGAACCCAAGGCTGGCGACACCGTATTCGTCTCCGGCGCTGCGGGCGCTGTCGGCTCGGCGGTTTGCCAGATTGCGAAGCTGCGCGGATGCACCGTGATTGCCTCGGCTGGCTCAGATGAAAAGCTTGCGTGGCTAAAGAGCGTCGGCGTCGATGCCGGCGTAAATTACAAGAAGGGCAACTTGCTCGAAAACGTTCGCGCCGCCGCACCTAAGGGCATCGACATCTACTTCGACAATGTCGGCGGTGAACATCTGGAAGTCGCCCTTGACGTCGCGCGACCGTTCGCGCGCTTCATCGAATGCGGCATGATCTCCATCTATAACGACAAAGAACCCGCACCCGGCCCGCGCAACATGAGCTATATCGTCGGCAAGCGCATCAAGATGCAGGGCTTCATCGTTTCCGACTTCGCCGACATGCGCGAGCAATTCTATACCGAGATGGGCGGTTGGGTTCGCGACGGTAAGATTAAGGCGGAGGAAACCGTCGAGAATGGGGTAGAGAACGCACCGAAAGCGTTTCTCAACCTCTTCAGCGGAGGAAACACGGGAAAGATGCTCGTAAAACTCGGCTGA
- a CDS encoding thiazole synthase — MTDSPLTIAGQSYSSRLIIGTGKYKTYAENAAALEASGAEIVTVAVRRVNLSDPSKERLTDHIDPKKTTFLPNTAGCFTADEALRTLRLAREAGDWKLVKLEVLADQKTLYPDMEETLSAAKILVAEGFEVMVYCSDDPVYAKKLEDAGCVAIMPLGSLIGSGLGIQNPVNIRLIVEQTKVPVIVDAGVGAASDAAIAMELGVDGVLMNTAIAEAKDPVRMARAMKHAVIAGRECYLAGRMPKKKYADPSSPLGGLI, encoded by the coding sequence ATGACAGACTCCCCACTCACCATCGCCGGCCAGAGCTACAGCTCCCGCCTCATCATCGGCACCGGCAAGTACAAAACCTACGCCGAGAACGCAGCCGCGCTTGAAGCCAGCGGCGCCGAGATCGTCACCGTCGCGGTGCGGCGCGTGAATCTCTCCGATCCCAGCAAAGAGCGTCTCACCGATCACATCGATCCGAAGAAGACGACCTTCCTGCCCAACACCGCCGGCTGCTTCACCGCCGACGAAGCTTTGCGCACGCTCCGCCTCGCACGCGAGGCGGGCGATTGGAAGCTGGTGAAACTCGAAGTTCTAGCCGACCAGAAGACGCTCTATCCAGACATGGAAGAGACGCTTTCCGCCGCCAAAATCCTCGTCGCCGAGGGTTTCGAAGTGATGGTCTATTGCAGCGACGATCCGGTCTACGCAAAAAAACTCGAAGACGCCGGCTGCGTTGCCATCATGCCGCTGGGCTCGCTCATCGGCTCCGGTCTCGGCATCCAAAACCCGGTCAATATCAGACTTATCGTTGAACAGACCAAAGTGCCCGTGATCGTCGACGCCGGCGTCGGCGCCGCGAGCGACGCCGCCATCGCGATGGAGCTAGGCGTCGACGGCGTCCTCATGAACACCGCAATCGCCGAAGCTAAGGACCCGGTGCGTATGGCTCGCGCGATGAAACACGCGGTTATCGCGGGGCGTGAGTGTTATCTTGCAGGCCGCATGCCCAAGAAGAAATACGCCGATCCCTCTAGCCCTCTCGGAGGATTGATCTAG
- the bioB gene encoding biotin synthase BioB, whose translation MSFDALPARHDWTRDEVEALFALPLSDLILRAQAALRAHHDPAHVQRSRLLNIKTGGCAENCGYCSQSAYFPTGLKASKLMDCEDVVAVAARAKAEGAERFCMGAAWRELKDRDLPAIAEMVKGVKALGLETCMTLGMLSQAQADALGEAGLDYYNHNLDTGPEYYPSVVSTRTYRERLDTIEYVRHAGVKVCCGGILGMGERHQDRADLIVELAKLRPHPESIPINQLVPIAGTPLSGAPPVDGLDFVRWIAVARIVFPEAYVRLAAGRDQMSQELQAMCLLAGANSIFVGDKLLTTPLPGEARDRALLNQIERG comes from the coding sequence GTGAGTTTCGACGCGTTGCCCGCGCGACATGACTGGACGCGTGACGAAGTGGAGGCGCTGTTCGCGCTCCCGCTAAGTGATCTTATCTTGCGTGCGCAGGCGGCTTTGCGCGCTCACCACGATCCAGCGCACGTTCAGCGCTCGCGGCTCCTCAATATCAAGACCGGGGGGTGTGCGGAGAATTGCGGTTATTGCAGTCAGTCCGCGTACTTTCCAACCGGCCTCAAAGCCTCGAAACTAATGGATTGCGAGGATGTGGTCGCTGTCGCCGCGCGCGCGAAGGCCGAGGGAGCGGAGCGCTTTTGTATGGGCGCCGCATGGCGCGAACTTAAGGACCGCGATCTTCCGGCGATTGCCGAGATGGTCAAAGGTGTGAAGGCGCTTGGGCTAGAAACATGCATGACGTTAGGCATGCTGAGTCAAGCGCAAGCGGACGCGCTCGGCGAAGCAGGCCTAGATTACTATAACCACAACCTGGACACCGGGCCCGAATATTACCCCTCCGTTGTCTCGACGCGCACCTATCGGGAGCGTCTCGATACAATCGAATACGTGCGCCATGCCGGTGTGAAAGTCTGTTGCGGCGGCATTTTGGGCATGGGGGAGCGGCATCAGGATCGCGCCGATTTGATCGTCGAGCTTGCAAAGCTGCGTCCGCACCCGGAATCTATACCTATCAATCAGTTGGTGCCGATCGCTGGCACGCCACTCAGTGGCGCGCCGCCTGTCGATGGCTTGGATTTCGTTCGCTGGATTGCGGTGGCTCGCATCGTGTTTCCGGAGGCCTACGTGCGCCTTGCCGCCGGTCGCGATCAGATGAGCCAGGAATTGCAGGCCATGTGCTTGCTGGCCGGTGCAAACTCCATCTTCGTAGGCGATAAGTTGCTGACGACGCCGCTTCCCGGTGAAGCACGTGACCGTGCGCTTCTGAATCAAATCGAGCGCGGTTAG
- a CDS encoding MATE family efflux transporter, which yields MTATRSFVVPLLRIAGPVALARLGIIGMALVDTIVVGQLAPDELPHQALGWAPTAVFLVAAIGLLQGVQVLAARSIGEGNKKGAGVALRRGLIVGLIAGVLSAIAMWVAGERLFTVFGIEAHLAGPSTPVMNILALSIPLHLLYIAGTYFLEAIKKPGISTAVMWIANAVNLGLNLWWVPEHGAEGSAWATVGARVFLAGALLICIYLLRDGVAFGVRKSKDAKGPSYGGLLAVGAAAAVSQAVEAGAFSAMTVIAGRIGAEVVAAYQIMLNLMALVFMIALGLAAATAVLVSEAIGRQAPHDAARAGWTGVGLNAIGMLIAAVLILAFAGPIGRAYTADLTLSALIASLMWVAAMVLLPDGTQVVSASALRARSDNWFPTFSHILAYAVVMPVVGYWLAEHQGMGVAGLLFAIFWSSVLSAAVLLARWWAIANRPVKAVVSAA from the coding sequence ATGACCGCCACCCGATCTTTCGTCGTGCCGTTGTTGCGTATTGCCGGACCTGTGGCGCTCGCGCGCCTGGGCATTATCGGCATGGCTCTGGTCGATACGATCGTTGTTGGGCAGCTCGCGCCTGACGAACTCCCTCACCAAGCTCTCGGATGGGCGCCGACGGCGGTGTTTCTCGTGGCTGCTATTGGTTTGTTGCAAGGGGTGCAGGTACTCGCTGCGCGCTCGATCGGAGAGGGCAATAAGAAGGGAGCAGGTGTTGCGCTCCGTCGCGGGCTTATCGTCGGCTTGATAGCAGGCGTTCTGTCGGCGATCGCGATGTGGGTGGCAGGGGAGCGGTTGTTCACCGTGTTCGGCATTGAGGCGCACCTGGCGGGTCCGTCCACGCCGGTGATGAACATTCTCGCGCTCTCGATACCGCTGCATCTGCTCTACATCGCCGGCACTTATTTTTTGGAAGCGATCAAGAAGCCGGGAATCTCAACGGCGGTCATGTGGATTGCGAATGCAGTGAACCTCGGCTTGAACTTGTGGTGGGTGCCCGAGCATGGCGCGGAAGGTTCAGCTTGGGCGACCGTTGGCGCACGCGTGTTTCTCGCCGGTGCGCTGCTCATTTGTATCTATCTGCTGCGTGACGGCGTCGCGTTTGGTGTGCGCAAAAGTAAGGACGCGAAGGGGCCTAGCTATGGCGGCCTGCTCGCGGTGGGCGCTGCCGCCGCCGTGAGCCAAGCTGTCGAAGCTGGAGCGTTTTCGGCGATGACGGTGATTGCCGGACGGATTGGCGCAGAGGTGGTCGCCGCGTATCAGATCATGCTCAATCTAATGGCCCTCGTGTTCATGATTGCGCTTGGCCTTGCGGCTGCGACGGCGGTGCTGGTGAGCGAAGCGATCGGAAGGCAGGCGCCCCATGACGCCGCGCGCGCCGGCTGGACAGGTGTGGGGCTGAACGCGATCGGTATGCTGATCGCAGCCGTGCTTATCCTCGCATTTGCTGGACCGATCGGGCGCGCCTACACGGCCGATCTCACGCTCTCGGCGTTGATTGCGTCCTTGATGTGGGTCGCGGCGATGGTGCTGTTGCCTGACGGCACGCAGGTGGTCAGCGCATCGGCATTGCGCGCACGAAGCGACAACTGGTTTCCGACCTTCAGCCATATTCTGGCCTATGCGGTCGTGATGCCCGTCGTCGGCTATTGGCTCGCGGAGCATCAGGGCATGGGTGTCGCCGGCTTATTGTTCGCAATCTTCTGGTCGAGCGTGCTCAGTGCGGCAGTCTTGCTGGCGCGCTGGTGGGCGATTGCAAATCGGCCCGTTAAAGCGGTCGTGTCAGCCGCCTAG
- the trmFO gene encoding methylenetetrahydrofolate--tRNA-(uracil(54)-C(5))-methyltransferase (FADH(2)-oxidizing) TrmFO — protein sequence MKPVHVVGGGLAGSEAAWALASATVPVVLHEMRPIVKTDAHHTEKFAELVCSNSFRSDDWRGNAVGLLHEEMRRLDSLVMASAAPAQVPAGSALAVDRDVFSNAVTTALENHPLITIERGEVKSLEALLTSEAEKVIFATGPLTSPALADSIRNLTGEDSLAFFDAIAPIVHADSIDFDIAWKQSRYDKEGPGGDKAAYVNCPMDEAQYTAFIAALNSGAKTEFKEWEKNTPYFEGCLPIEVMAERGPETLRFGPMKPVGLMDARVGKRPHAVVQLRQDNKLGTLFNIVGFQTKLKYGAQEEIFRMIPGLQNARFARLGGIHRNTFLNSPKLLDGTLRLRAEPRVRFAGQVTGVEGYVESAAMGMMAGRFAAAERLGRPIEAPPATTAFGALIAHVSGGHVSDGKNSFQPMNVNFGLFPEIAAPTHGPDGKKLKGEDRGRAKKLALAERALTDLQAWQHSNAA from the coding sequence ATGAAACCTGTCCATGTTGTCGGCGGCGGCCTTGCTGGCTCGGAAGCCGCATGGGCGCTCGCAAGCGCCACTGTCCCAGTCGTCTTGCACGAAATGCGCCCAATCGTGAAAACCGACGCGCATCACACAGAAAAATTCGCGGAACTCGTGTGCTCGAACTCTTTCCGCTCGGATGATTGGCGCGGCAATGCGGTCGGCCTGCTCCACGAAGAAATGCGCCGCCTGGATTCACTCGTGATGGCGAGCGCCGCGCCGGCGCAGGTGCCAGCGGGCAGTGCTCTGGCTGTTGACCGCGACGTGTTCAGCAACGCGGTCACAACCGCGCTTGAAAACCACCCACTGATCACCATCGAGCGCGGCGAAGTAAAATCCCTCGAAGCACTCCTCACGAGCGAGGCCGAAAAGGTCATCTTCGCAACCGGCCCGCTCACATCGCCAGCGCTCGCGGACTCGATCCGCAATCTCACCGGCGAAGATTCACTCGCCTTCTTCGACGCGATTGCGCCGATCGTGCATGCGGACTCGATCGACTTTGACATCGCCTGGAAGCAGTCCCGATACGACAAGGAAGGCCCCGGCGGCGACAAAGCCGCTTATGTGAATTGCCCGATGGACGAGGCGCAGTACACGGCATTCATCGCCGCGCTGAACAGCGGCGCAAAGACCGAGTTCAAAGAGTGGGAAAAGAACACGCCATACTTCGAAGGCTGCCTTCCCATCGAAGTCATGGCCGAGCGCGGCCCGGAAACCCTGCGGTTTGGGCCCATGAAGCCGGTGGGATTGATGGATGCACGGGTCGGTAAGCGCCCGCATGCTGTTGTGCAGTTGCGCCAAGACAACAAGCTCGGCACGCTCTTCAACATCGTGGGCTTCCAGACCAAGCTGAAATACGGCGCTCAGGAAGAAATCTTCCGCATGATCCCAGGGCTTCAGAACGCTCGCTTCGCGCGCCTTGGCGGCATCCACCGCAACACGTTCCTGAATTCACCCAAGCTGCTCGATGGCACGCTGCGCCTGCGCGCCGAACCACGCGTGCGCTTCGCAGGGCAAGTCACAGGTGTTGAAGGCTACGTTGAAAGCGCCGCCATGGGCATGATGGCTGGGCGATTTGCCGCCGCCGAGCGTTTGGGCCGTCCGATTGAGGCGCCGCCTGCAACGACAGCGTTCGGCGCGCTGATCGCACACGTCAGTGGCGGGCACGTCAGCGACGGCAAGAACTCCTTTCAGCCAATGAATGTGAACTTCGGTCTCTTTCCGGAAATCGCCGCACCCACGCATGGCCCCGACGGTAAAAAGCTGAAAGGCGAAGACCGCGGCCGCGCGAAGAAACTAGCGCTGGCCGAGCGCGCACTGACTGACTTACAAGCCTGGCAGCATTCAAACGCGGCATGA
- the gltX gene encoding glutamate--tRNA ligase produces MSIRLRFAPSPTGRIHVGNVRTALMNWLFAIPQGGQVLLRIDDTDLARSTKEYEQSIEDDLKWLGLHWQERANQSHRFEAYEKAAAALKGAGLLYPAYETEEELDRKRKIAQATGKPPVYDRAALKLSADDRAKLEAEGRKPHWRFKLSGARKEWNDLVRGHVSIDTASLSDPVLIREDGAFLYTLPSVVDDIDFKITHIVRGEDHVTNSGVQIEIFEALGGPVPLFGHFPLLVGADGNALSKRIGSLGVGELAAEGYEPMTVLSHLAKIGTSDPVEARASLEVLASEFDFAKIGRAPARFDPEDLKRVNAQLLHQYDYAKVKDRLVKLEADRGEAFWNAIRANIQLLPEVRQWAHIVDGPIEPFVPDAAFAAAAAEVLPKGDYDASSWQSFTNAVKEKTGAKGKALFMPLRQALTGLDHGPEMAALFPLIGEERARKRLLGQTA; encoded by the coding sequence ATGTCCATTCGCCTCCGTTTCGCGCCGTCCCCCACCGGACGCATCCATGTTGGCAACGTCCGCACGGCGTTGATGAATTGGCTGTTCGCGATCCCGCAGGGTGGACAAGTGCTCTTGCGGATCGATGACACCGATCTTGCTCGCTCGACCAAGGAGTATGAGCAAAGCATCGAGGACGATTTGAAGTGGCTTGGGCTCCATTGGCAGGAGCGCGCCAACCAATCGCATCGTTTTGAGGCTTACGAAAAAGCCGCCGCCGCGCTGAAAGGGGCAGGGCTCCTTTATCCCGCTTACGAGACCGAAGAAGAACTCGACCGCAAGCGCAAGATCGCACAAGCGACCGGTAAGCCACCGGTCTACGATCGCGCTGCGCTGAAGCTCAGCGCGGACGATCGAGCAAAACTTGAAGCGGAAGGACGCAAGCCGCACTGGCGTTTCAAGCTTTCCGGCGCCCGCAAGGAGTGGAACGACCTCGTGCGCGGGCACGTCTCGATCGACACTGCCTCGCTCAGCGACCCAGTATTGATCCGTGAAGACGGCGCATTTCTCTACACGCTGCCGAGTGTCGTGGACGATATCGACTTCAAGATCACCCACATCGTCCGCGGCGAGGACCACGTAACGAATTCCGGCGTTCAGATCGAAATCTTCGAAGCGCTCGGTGGCCCTGTTCCCTTGTTCGGGCACTTCCCGCTTTTGGTGGGCGCCGACGGCAACGCGCTCTCGAAACGGATTGGTTCGCTCGGTGTCGGAGAACTCGCCGCTGAAGGTTATGAGCCGATGACGGTGCTCTCGCATCTCGCGAAGATTGGCACCTCTGACCCGGTTGAAGCGCGCGCGTCGCTCGAGGTTCTGGCGTCCGAGTTTGATTTCGCCAAGATCGGCCGGGCGCCGGCGCGGTTTGATCCGGAAGATTTGAAGCGCGTGAACGCGCAGCTGCTCCATCAGTACGACTACGCCAAAGTCAAAGATCGCTTGGTGAAGCTCGAGGCTGATCGTGGAGAAGCGTTTTGGAACGCCATTCGCGCGAACATTCAGCTGCTGCCTGAAGTGCGTCAGTGGGCGCATATTGTTGACGGGCCTATCGAGCCCTTCGTGCCGGATGCAGCGTTTGCCGCTGCTGCCGCCGAAGTCTTGCCGAAGGGCGATTATGATGCGTCAAGCTGGCAATCGTTCACCAACGCTGTGAAGGAAAAGACCGGCGCAAAGGGCAAGGCGCTCTTCATGCCGCTTCGCCAAGCACTCACGGGGCTGGATCACGGACCCGAGATGGCAGCGTTGTTCCCGCTGATTGGTGAAGAGCGCGCGCGCAAGCGGTTGCTTGGGCAGACAGCGTGA
- the thiS gene encoding sulfur carrier protein ThiS produces the protein MRLTVNGETREAPDQATLADLLASLGIDGRRVAVERNREIAPKSLWSQIVLAEGDQLEIVQFVGGG, from the coding sequence ATGCGTCTGACGGTCAATGGTGAAACGCGAGAAGCGCCCGATCAGGCGACGCTTGCGGATCTGCTCGCCTCCCTGGGGATCGATGGGCGGCGCGTCGCCGTCGAACGCAACCGCGAGATCGCGCCTAAGTCTCTGTGGTCGCAGATTGTTTTGGCTGAGGGGGATCAGCTGGAGATCGTGCAGTTCGTGGGGGGCGGGTGA
- a CDS encoding TIGR00730 family Rossman fold protein, whose protein sequence is MADSSSPGPAVRSVCVYCGSSNTTKPEYLDLASRFGATLAGLGIRLVYGGGAVGLMGRVAKAAHEAGGEVLGIMPRFLERREITYEAVPHRMVDTMHERKHIMFEESDAFVVLPGGIGTLEEAVEMLSWRRLDLHKKPIIFLSEDGFWTPFFMLMDHTVEANLTPASFRDGVIDAHSVAECLSALGVKAAV, encoded by the coding sequence ATGGCTGATTCCAGCTCCCCCGGTCCCGCAGTCCGCTCCGTGTGCGTCTATTGCGGTTCCTCCAATACGACCAAGCCCGAATACCTAGATCTGGCCTCCCGCTTCGGCGCGACTTTGGCAGGGCTTGGCATTCGCTTGGTCTACGGGGGCGGCGCCGTTGGACTTATGGGTCGCGTGGCCAAGGCGGCGCACGAAGCCGGCGGCGAGGTGCTAGGCATCATGCCGCGCTTTCTTGAACGCCGCGAAATCACCTACGAGGCCGTGCCGCACCGCATGGTCGACACCATGCATGAGCGCAAGCACATCATGTTCGAGGAGAGTGACGCGTTCGTCGTGCTCCCGGGCGGCATCGGCACGCTCGAAGAAGCCGTCGAGATGCTGTCGTGGCGCCGGCTCGACCTGCACAAGAAGCCCATCATCTTCCTCTCGGAAGACGGCTTCTGGACACCATTCTTTATGCTGATGGATCACACGGTGGAGGCGAACCTGACCCCAGCTTCCTTCCGGGATGGCGTCATCGACGCCCACTCTGTTGCGGAATGCCTAAGCGCGCTTGGCGTTAAAGCAGCCGTGTAA